The following nucleotide sequence is from Salinigranum halophilum.
CATCTACGACTCCTCCTCGCCGTCGTCGGGTACCGTCGGCGAGGTGGCGTCTCTGTCGACCTCACCGTCGAGGTACTCACTCGCGGTCGCTAACAGTTCCTCGAGGATGAACAGCGTGGAGGTCGCCCCGGGGTCCTGGTGACCGACGGAGCGCCAGCCCAGATAGGAGGCGCGCCCCTTCGTCGCCCGGAGGGGGACGGTGTACGCCACTCCGCGCTCGGCGGCGTCGACGGCCTTCGCGAGCGCCTCCAGCGGCGGGAGGCCGTCCTCCTCGATGGACTTCTTGTACGTGTGGACGGCGGGCGTGACCACGTCGACCATCGTCTTCTGCCCCAGCTGGGCCCCCCCGCGGTCCTGGAGCTTCTCGAGGTAGGCCTCGGCGAAGGCGACGCTCGTCTCCGCGGTGATGCCCGCTTCGAGTTCCTGGCTCGCGGTCATGATGGAGCCGCCGTAGAGCGGACCGGCCGCACCACCGACCTCGCTCACGATGGCCATGCCGACCGCCTTGACGATGTCGGCCGGCTCGCCGTCCATCCCCTCGGTCTTCTCGAGGACCTTCTGGAAGCCGCGGTTCATGTTCGCCCCGTGGTCGGCGTCGCCGATGGCCGAGTCGAGGTCCGTGAGGTAGGTCTTCTCGTCGGCGAGTCGCTCGGCGATGTTCTCGAGTGCCGCGTGCAGCGCCGCCACCTGGACGTCCGTATCTGCCATGCCACCGAATCAGCCGGAAAGAAAATAAGGATACGGGCAGCGGCGACCCTACTCTCGGACGGTCATCGCCGGCGTGTCGCAGGGAGCGCCGATGAGCTCCTTCAACTCGTCGTCGACGGCACACACCGTAATCGAGCAGCCCATCATGTCGAGCGACGTCATGTAGTCGCCGACCCACGCGTCCCACGTCTCCAGGCCGTGGTCGTCGAGGAGTTCCTGGAGTTTGCGGTTGACGATGAACAGTTCCGACTGCGGTGTCCCACCCATCCCGTTGACGATGGTGATGACCTCCTGGCCCTCGTCGAGGTCGAGGTCTTCGAGCACGTGTTCGGTGAGGTGTTCGGTGACCTCGTCGGCGCTCATCACGTCCGTCCGCTCCGTCCCCGGTTCGCCGTGGATGCCGATACCGAGTTCGATCTCGTCTTCGCCGAGGTCGAACGTCGGCTCACCCTTCTCGGGGGTGACACAGGAGGTGAGCGCCATCCCCATCGTTCCGACGTTGTCGATGACCTTCTCGGCGACTTCCTGCACCTCCTCGAGGCTGCCGCCCTGAGCGGCCTTCGCGCCGGCGGCTTTGTGGACGAGGATGGTCCCACAGACGCCGCGTCGACCCGAGGTGTACAGCGAGTCCTCGACGGCGACGTCGTCGTTCACGACGACCTGTGCGACGTCGACGCCCTCCATCTCCGCCAGTTCGGCGGCGGTGTCGAAGTTCATCACGTCGCCCTCGTAGTTCTTCACCACACAGAGGACGCCCTCGCCGCCGTCACACGCCTGAATCATCTCCTGGAGCTGGTCGGCCGTCGGGGATGTGAACACCTCGCCCGCGGCGGCACCGTCGAGCATCCCCTCGCCGAGGTAGCCCGCGTGTGTCGGCTCGTGGCCCGAGCCACCGCCGGAGACGATTCCCACCTTGCCGTCGACGGGGGCGTCCTCCCGGACGAGGACCTCGATGTCGTCGAGCCGTCGTACCTGGTCGGGGTACGCCGCGACCATCCCATCGAGCATCTCGTCGACAACGTCCGCCGGTTCGTTGATGAGTTTCTTCATGTTGCGTGCTACCAGACGGAGAACGGGGTGAAAAGTGTTTGTCGTGAACGATGAGGAACGACGAGCGTTTCGCCCGACGACGGGCGGTCGCGACCCGCTCAGGCGGCCGGTTCGGCCGCCTCGATGCGGTCGATACCGATGGTCACCGAGACGCCCTCGACGTCCCACTCCTCGACGAGGTCCATCTTCTCGGTGTCCTCGACGAACGCCTCGGTCCGTGTCTCCTCGGCGATGAGGTCGCGGTGGCGGTCGACGAGGTCGGAGATGCGGTCGTCGGCGACCTCGACTGCCGTGTGAATCTCCTCGTCGACGGCCAGGTCGAGCCGCTTTCGCATCTCCTGAATCCGCCGGACGACGTCGCGGGCGTAGCCCTCGGCCTCGATCTCCTCGGTCAGGCTGGTGTCGACGTACACCGTCCCGGAGTCGAAGTCGGCACCGGAGACGTGTGCTGGCGGCTCGGCGCGCCACTCGACCATCTCGTCGGTGAGTTCGTACTCGTCACCGTCGACCATCACCGACAGGGTGTCGCCGGCGAGTTCGTCCCGGGTCGCCCCCTCGACGGCACTCATGAGCTTCTGGGCGTCGGCACCGAACTCGGGGCCGATGACGCCCATCTGCGGCTCGGCGTACTCGACGAGTTCGTCGAACGTCTCGACCACCTCGACCGCACGGGCGTTGACCCGCTCCAAGAGGAGGGCAGAGAGCGACTCGACCGCCCCCCGCACGTGCTCGTCGTCGGACGCGACGACGACGCGCGGGACGGGCCACCGGAGCTTCCGCCCACCCTGCTGTCGGGCGTTCGCCGCCGCCTCCTCGACCGTCCGCAGGACGGCCATCTCCTCTTCTAACGTGGGCTGGTGGAGCGACTCGTCGACCTCGGGAGCCGACAGCGCGTGGACCGACGTGGCTTCCCCATCGAGCAACTGGTACATCCGCTCGGTGATGTACGGCGTGAAGGGCGCGAGGAGCCGGACGGCCTCGTCGAGCACGACCGAAAGCGTCGCGTACGCGCCGCGTTTCGAGTCCGAATCCTCGTCCTCCCACATCCGCTCGCGGATGGCCTTCACGTAAAAGCGCGAGACGTCGGCCGTGACGAAGTCCACGACCGCGTTGAGCGCGTCGTGGACGCGGTACTCGGACCAGGCGTCGTCGACCTCACGCTTCACCGACTGGAGGCGCGAGAGCACCCACTCGTCGACGACGGTGAGTTCGCCGTCCGAGAGGTCGGCGTCGGCGGGGTCGTAGTCGTCGAGTTCCATGTACGACAGCGGGAAGCGGAAGACGTTCCAGAAGATGTTGAGCTTCGACTGGGTCTCGCCCATCCCGTCCCACTCGAACGCGAGGTCCTCGCCGTGCTGGTTGTGCGAGAGCAGGTAGGCCCGAAGCGGGTCGCGACCGAACCGGTCGATGGCCTCCTCGGGTGTGACGATGTTCCCCAGCGACTTGGACATCTTTCGCCCGTCGCTGTCGTTGGCGAAGCCGTGCATCAGCACCTGCTTGTACGGCACCTCGCCGACCGAGGCGGTGCCCATCCCCAACTGCGACCAGAACCACCCGCGCGTCTGGTCGTGCGCCTCGATGATGAGGTCGGCGGGCCACAGTTCGTCGAACGCCTGGGTCGAGGAGGGGTAGCCGAGTGTCCCCCACGTCGCCACCGACGAGTCGATCCAGACGTCGAACACGTCGGGGACGCGCTCGTAGGTGGTGCCGTCCTCGGTGATGGTCAGTGGGTCCACCGAGGGACGGTGGAGGTCGATGTCGTCGGGGTCGATGTCCTGGTCGACCCGTTCTGCCAGTTCCTCGCGCGTGCCGACGACGAGGATGTCCTCGGTGGAGTACTCCTCTCCTCGTGGAACCCAGATGGGGAGGGGAATCCCCCAGTAGCGCTGGCGGGAGACGTTCCAGTCGGGCGCGTCCGCGACGAAGTTCCGGAAGCGGTTGTCGCGGGCCCAGTCGGGGAACCACTCCGAATCCTCGATGTTGTCCAGCAGTTGCTCCTTGACGTCGGTGACCGTGATGAACCACTGGTCGGTCGCGAGGAAGATGATGTCCGTATCGCACCGCCAACACTGGCCGTAGCGGTGGTGGTGGGTCCCCGAGTGGAGGAGTTTCCCCCCGGAATCGAGGTCGGCCACGATGTCGTCGTTGGCGTCGCGGACGAACGTCCCCGCGTAGTCGCCTGCGGCCGCGGCGAACGTCCCGTCGCCGTTGACGGGCGAGAAGATTCCGAGTCCGAGTTCCTGCCCGCGCTCGAAGTCCTCCTGCCCGTGCCCGGGTGCGGAGTGCACTAATCCAGTCCGGTCGGCCTCGACGTACTCCGCGGTGTACACCTGCCCGGCCCCCTCGAAGCTGGCGTGGTCCGGTACCTCCTCGGCGAGGGGGTGGTCGTACGTCCAGCCGACCATCTCCTCGCCCGAGACCTCCTCGAGGACCTCGTAGTCGGTGTAGCGGCCCTTCTTCAGCACCTCCTCAACGCAGGGTTCGGCGAGGTAGAGCACCTCGCTCTCGCCGTCTTTCTCGGCGCGGACCGCCTGATACGTCATCTCGGCGTCGACGGCGACGAAGGTGTTCGCGGGGATGGTCCACGGCGTTGTCGTCCAGATGACGAGGTTCCCCTCTCGCTCTCGGAGGGGGAACTTCACGTAAATCGAGGGCGACTCGATTTCGTGGTACTCGACCTCGTTGTCGGCGATGGCCGTCTCACACCGGGGACACTGGTTGATGGCGCGCTTGCCCCGCTCGACGAGACCGTTGTCGTGGACGTTCGAGAACGCCCACCACGCGGCCTCCATGTACTCCGGTGAGATGGTCTTGTACGGGTCGTCCCAGTCCATCCACGCCCCGATGGACTGGAAGTCCTCGTCCATGTTTTCCCGATTCCGCTCGGCGAAGGCCTTGCACTCCTCGATGAACGCCTCCATCCCGTACTCTTCGATGTCCTTCTTCGATTCGAAGCCGAGTTCCTCCTCGACTTTCACCTCGATGGGCAGGCCGTGCATGTCGTAGCCCGGCCGGTCCGTCACCCGGAACCCCTCCATCCGCTTGCGGCGGATGACCGCGTCTTTCAACGTTTTGTTCCACGCCGTCCCGAGGTGCATCTGTCCCGAGGTGTACGGCGGCCCGTCGACGAAGAAGAAGGCCGGGTCGTCGGCGTGTGCCTCCTTCGTCGCCTCGTATGCGTCGTGGTCGTCCCAGTACGTCTCTACCGCGGATTCGACGTCCGCGGGCGCGTACTGGTCGGAGACCTCGTCTGCGTCCATACTCGTTCCTACCCGTGGACGTATATCAAAACGGTGGTGTTCTCACGCCGCGGCGCTCAGGCCGCGTCGGTGAGTTCCTCCACGACGTCCCAGTGTCGTCGCACTCGCGACGTCGGGACGTACACCGCTCCGTAGTTGCTCCCCCCACGACTCACCGCGTCCGCCTCCGCGAGCACCGAGAGGTGGTGCCGGACGGTCTTGTAGTCGAGGCCGAGCGCCTCGGCCAACCGGTTGGCGTTCCGCGGTCGCTCGGCGAGCGCGTGGAGGATGCGACGGCGGTTGCGTCCGCCACGCGCGCCGCCGAGCACGTCGCGGAGCGCCGTCTCCGCCTGGTCCTGCCGCGAGGTGACGCGGACGGCCTGTGTCCGGTGTGGTGCCATGGGTCCCTCAGTTGTCGGTGACGACGGCGAGATCGAACCCGGCGTCGGCGGGTTCGTCGTCCGGCGAGAGGTACCCCTGGGCGAACGCGGTGTACGCCGTCCCGCCCTCGACGGTGACGTCGAACGTCGCGGCCACGTCGCCGTCGTTCGACTCGGTGTCGCCGCGGACTTCGAGCGTGTACGAGCCGGCCGGGACTTCGACCGTCGCGGTCTGGCCGAACGCCGCGCCGTCGACGAGCACGTCGCCCGAGGACTGCACGGTGACGTCGACGGCTGGCGCGTCGGGCGACGCGTGGACCAGCCGGACCCGGGCCGTGTCGTCGGCGGGTGTCGAGGTGTCGTCGGTCAGCAGTTGGACCGCGAAGCCGTTCTCCGCCTCGCTGTCGAGTTCGCCGAGCGCGGCGGCCGTGTAGGCGCCTGGTTCGAGGTCGAGCGACTGGTCGAAGACCACCGTGTCGGAGTCACCCGCAGCCTGGACCGTCACCTGATACGACCCCGCCGAGAGCGAGAGGTAGTCGCTGACCGCGCCGAAGGGTACGTCTTCGAGGACGGCCGAGCCGTCGACGAGGACGTCGACGTTCGGCGCGTCCGGCGAGAGGTGCGCCACCCGGAGCGAGACGCCGTCGCTCATGTCACCCATGTCGTCGCCGTCAGCCGCTTCGACGATGCCGCCGCCGCCCGCACCGGCGTCGACAGTCGCGATGGGTTGGAACGGCGTACTCGCGGGTTCGTCGTCCGGCGAGAGGTAGCCCGCCGCGAAGATGGTGTAGACGGTGCCGCCGACCAGTTCGGCGTCGAACGTGGCGACCGCGTCGCCGTCGTTCGACTCGGTGTCGCCGCGGACGTTGATGGTGTAGGTGTTCGCCGGCACCTCGACGTAGCCCGACCCCTGGTAGGAGACGCCGTCGAACAGCGCGTTCCCGCCGGCGGTGACGTCGACGGCTGGCGCGTCCGGCGACGCGTGGACGACGCGGACCTTCGCGGTGTCGTCGTCCGGGACGGTGTTGTCGTCCGAGAGGACGAGTGGCTCGAACGTCTCCTCGGCCAGTTCGCCGACAGCGGCGACGGTGAACGCGCCCTCGGTGACGTCGAGGTCACCCTCGAACGCGACGGTCGACGGGTCGCCAGCCGCCGCGATGGTCACGGTCCGGGTGCCGACGGGGACCTCGAGATAGCCGCTAACCGCACCGAACGGGACGTCCTCCAGGACGACGCTGCCGTCGACGGAGACGTCGACGTTCGGCGCGTCCGGCGAGAGGTGCGCCACCCGGAGCATCGCCATCTCGGGTGCCGGTGTCGGCGTCTCGGTCGCCGTCTCCATCTCGGTCGGCATCGGTGTCGCCGTCGCCGTCTCGGTCGATTCCTCGCCGGAGCCCCCCTGGTTCGACGAGCACCCGGCCAACCCACCGATGATCGCGACGCCCCCGAGCGTGCGAAGCACGTCTCTGCGTGACTTGTCTGTCATGTCCTCATCCGCGACGGAGGACGTTGTAATAAAGAGAGTTTTCCCAAATTCAACCCACCTCCGACCACCATTGGAACGCGCCAGGGCCTGTGACGTGTCAGGGGGCGGGTCCTCGTCGGGGGTCTCCCGAGGCGGACAACGACCGGGACTACGGCGGCTCCCACTGCCGCGTCTCGACGTCCCTGATGAGGGTGCCCATGCCCGCCCCGTCGACGCCAGCGTGGACGGCGACGGTTCCCTTCACAGGGTTGGTCTCGGCGGTGAAGTAGCCGAGGTACGTGCTCACGACCCGGTCGGCGTCGGGCAGGTCGTCGGGGTCGAGTTCTCGTCGCACGAACTCGAATGGGAACCGCGCCCGCCGCCAGCCGGTCCACGCCGGGTCGGCCGGGAAGGCAGGTTCGGCCTGGTGTGCGTCCGCGCGCGAGCTTCGAGACTGAACGAGGAGGGTGAATCCCACCTCGTAGTTCTCGTTGTGAACCTCGTTGTCCCACTCGCGTCGCTCCTCGGCCCCGCGAGCGTCGGTGAATACGGTCCGGTCGTCGGGCGGTGCCTCGGGGAACAGCCACGCGCGGAACCGGTCATCGGAGTCGGCGGTGAGCCCACCGCGGACGAAGCGTGCACTGGCCGGGTGGACGGTGAGGCGGGCGTGGTCCGGGCGAATATCCCCCGAGAGGGTCTGACGGGCGTCTCCGAGACAGCCGGCCGTCGCGGCGAGACCGAGGGCGGCACTGGAGAGGAGGGCACGGCGGCGCATCGGCTCGAACGTCGCCCTCGGGGCCGAAAGCTCTTGTCGTCGCTCAGGAGAAGTCCGGCAGGTCGTCGGGTGCCTCGTACTCGGACTCCCAGTCGACGTACTCGTCTTTCAGGACGTCACAGACGACCTGACCCAGTTCGGTGAGGCCGGCGTTGATGCCCGACACCTGCCCCCACGAGGTCAGGTCGGGGTGGATTCCCCGCTCCTTCCAGTCCTCGGGGATGCCGGGCGCGTGGTAGCCGACACGGTCCGCGAACGAGTCCCAGAAGAAGTCGAACCGTGAGACGAGGTCGAGGTCTTCGGCGATGGCCCACTCGTCGACCGAGAGGTCCGCGGTGGCGGCCCACTGTTCGAACGCCTCCTCCCACGCCCCCTCGTGGAGGAACCGTTCGAGGTCGTCGCGGTGGTAGTCGTCGCCGCCGACCTCGGCGTCGTCGTACTCGTTCGGGTCGACCTGTCTGAGCGTCGGCGGCTCCGGCGCGGGTACGTCGAGCATAGTTGGTGTGAGACGGCGGGCGAGTAAAGCGTGTCTCTCGTGGGGCGGGCGTCGCGTTCGGTGTGTAGCGGCCGGGCCACAGGACGGCGTGGACCGCGTGACCGACGCTACTCCTCCATGCGCTCGATGACCGCCTCTAGCTGTGCCCGACGCTCGGCGCGCGCCTCCTCGCGGCGGTCCTTCTCGGCGTCCGTCGGGCAGTCGACGCGAGGGACCTCGGTGGGCGTTCCCTCCTCGTCGAGCGCGACGAAGGTGAAAAAGGAGGTGGTCGTCTTCCGCACCTCGTCGTTTCGGGGGTTCTCGGCGTGGACGTCAACCTTCACGTCGATGCTCGTCCGGCCGACGTCGAACACGTAGCCCTCAACGACGGCCACCTCGCCGATGTCGATCGGCGAGATGAAGTCAACGTGGTCCATCGACGCCGTCACCACCTGGTTGTTGGCGAACCGCATCGCCGCGATGGCTCCGCAGATGTCCATCCAGTGCAGGACCGCCCCACCGAGCGCCCGGCCGAGGTCGTTCGTGTCGTTCGGGAGGAGGTACTCGGTCATCTCGGTGTGTGACTCCGCCAGCGTCGCGGTCTCGTCGCTCATGGGAAGGGCGATGGGCGGCCCGCTATTCAAACGTGACCCTCGGCGGCGGGGAACGTCCAGCGTTCAGACGCCGTCGAGCGCGCGCCGGACGCGGTCGCGGTCGAACGCCCGAAGCGCCGCCTCGTCCTCGCAGAGCTCGTCGAGCGTCCAGAACCCGGCGTCGGCCGCGTCGCTCCCGGCGACCGGGTCGCCGGTCGTTCGGTCCCGCGAGACGGCGTAGGTGATGGTCACGAGATGGCGGTCGCTCGGGTGGACGAGGTCGTCGACGTCGACCAGCGCGAGCGCGTCGGCGTCGACGCGGAGGCCGGTCTCCTCACGGAGTTCGCGCGCCGCGGCCCCCCGCGGATGCTCGCCGTACTCGACGAAACCAGCCGGGATGCTCCACTGGCCGGCGTCGGGCGGCTGTCTCCGGCGGACGAGGAGCACTCGCGGCGGGTCCGCCCAGTCCTCGACGACGGCGACGGCGGCGGTCGGAACCGGATTGCGCCAGACCACCTGAGCACAGGAGGGGCAGTACGCCCTGTCGCGCTCCTCGACGCGACGCGTCTCGAGGGGCGTCCCACAGGCCGGGCAGAAGGAAGGTCCGACGGCGACCACGGTTCAGGTTCGGGCCCTCAGCGGGCGAAGTCGTCCTCGTCGTCCTCGATGTCGAACTGCGACGGCGGCTGGCCGGCGGCGTCGAGAACGGCGTCGGAGACCATGATTGGGCAGTCGACGCGGACGGAGAGGGCAATGGCGTCGGAGGGACGGGCGTCGAAGACGAACTTGTGCGGCTCGCCGTCCTCGTACCGCTCGGCGTCGACCTTCGCGTAGAAGGTGCCGTCGGCGAGGTCGTCGATGCGGACGGAGTCGATTGCGCCGCCGAACTCGGTGATCATGTCGACGAGGAGGTCGTGCGTGAGCGGTCGCTCGAACGGTTCGCCGGAGAGCGCGAGCTGGATGGCCTGTGCCTGGTCCGTCGTGACGACGATCGGGAGATACTCCTCGCGTGCCGAGAGGATAACTGCGGGCACGTTCGACCCGTCGTCGCTCATGCCGACGCCGATACCCCTGACCTCGGCCTCGTGGTTCATAGCGACCCCTTTGACGTGTAGGTATGAATAGCTACTCCCGCGCTCGATGTGGGTCTGCGGCGAGTCCGGCCTCGCGAGCGACCGTCAGTGTGAGCCCGGCGGGGGTGGCGGCGTCACACGCCTGAACGACAACGCTCACCGGGAGCGGTACCACCAGCCGACAGCCGCAGCGAGGATGACGACCAGCCCGCCGAGGAAGAACAGC
It contains:
- the dhaL gene encoding dihydroxyacetone kinase subunit DhaL, which produces MADTDVQVAALHAALENIAERLADEKTYLTDLDSAIGDADHGANMNRGFQKVLEKTEGMDGEPADIVKAVGMAIVSEVGGAAGPLYGGSIMTASQELEAGITAETSVAFAEAYLEKLQDRGGAQLGQKTMVDVVTPAVHTYKKSIEEDGLPPLEALAKAVDAAERGVAYTVPLRATKGRASYLGWRSVGHQDPGATSTLFILEELLATASEYLDGEVDRDATSPTVPDDGEEES
- the dhaK gene encoding dihydroxyacetone kinase subunit DhaK produces the protein MKKLINEPADVVDEMLDGMVAAYPDQVRRLDDIEVLVREDAPVDGKVGIVSGGGSGHEPTHAGYLGEGMLDGAAAGEVFTSPTADQLQEMIQACDGGEGVLCVVKNYEGDVMNFDTAAELAEMEGVDVAQVVVNDDVAVEDSLYTSGRRGVCGTILVHKAAGAKAAQGGSLEEVQEVAEKVIDNVGTMGMALTSCVTPEKGEPTFDLGEDEIELGIGIHGEPGTERTDVMSADEVTEHLTEHVLEDLDLDEGQEVITIVNGMGGTPQSELFIVNRKLQELLDDHGLETWDAWVGDYMTSLDMMGCSITVCAVDDELKELIGAPCDTPAMTVRE
- the ileS gene encoding isoleucine--tRNA ligase, yielding MDADEVSDQYAPADVESAVETYWDDHDAYEATKEAHADDPAFFFVDGPPYTSGQMHLGTAWNKTLKDAVIRRKRMEGFRVTDRPGYDMHGLPIEVKVEEELGFESKKDIEEYGMEAFIEECKAFAERNRENMDEDFQSIGAWMDWDDPYKTISPEYMEAAWWAFSNVHDNGLVERGKRAINQCPRCETAIADNEVEYHEIESPSIYVKFPLREREGNLVIWTTTPWTIPANTFVAVDAEMTYQAVRAEKDGESEVLYLAEPCVEEVLKKGRYTDYEVLEEVSGEEMVGWTYDHPLAEEVPDHASFEGAGQVYTAEYVEADRTGLVHSAPGHGQEDFERGQELGLGIFSPVNGDGTFAAAAGDYAGTFVRDANDDIVADLDSGGKLLHSGTHHHRYGQCWRCDTDIIFLATDQWFITVTDVKEQLLDNIEDSEWFPDWARDNRFRNFVADAPDWNVSRQRYWGIPLPIWVPRGEEYSTEDILVVGTREELAERVDQDIDPDDIDLHRPSVDPLTITEDGTTYERVPDVFDVWIDSSVATWGTLGYPSSTQAFDELWPADLIIEAHDQTRGWFWSQLGMGTASVGEVPYKQVLMHGFANDSDGRKMSKSLGNIVTPEEAIDRFGRDPLRAYLLSHNQHGEDLAFEWDGMGETQSKLNIFWNVFRFPLSYMELDDYDPADADLSDGELTVVDEWVLSRLQSVKREVDDAWSEYRVHDALNAVVDFVTADVSRFYVKAIRERMWEDEDSDSKRGAYATLSVVLDEAVRLLAPFTPYITERMYQLLDGEATSVHALSAPEVDESLHQPTLEEEMAVLRTVEEAAANARQQGGRKLRWPVPRVVVASDDEHVRGAVESLSALLLERVNARAVEVVETFDELVEYAEPQMGVIGPEFGADAQKLMSAVEGATRDELAGDTLSVMVDGDEYELTDEMVEWRAEPPAHVSGADFDSGTVYVDTSLTEEIEAEGYARDVVRRIQEMRKRLDLAVDEEIHTAVEVADDRISDLVDRHRDLIAEETRTEAFVEDTEKMDLVEEWDVEGVSVTIGIDRIEAAEPAA
- a CDS encoding helix-turn-helix domain-containing protein, coding for MAPHRTQAVRVTSRQDQAETALRDVLGGARGGRNRRRILHALAERPRNANRLAEALGLDYKTVRHHLSVLAEADAVSRGGSNYGAVYVPTSRVRRHWDVVEELTDAA
- a CDS encoding DUF4397 domain-containing protein is translated as MTDKSRRDVLRTLGGVAIIGGLAGCSSNQGGSGEESTETATATPMPTEMETATETPTPAPEMAMLRVAHLSPDAPNVDVSVDGSVVLEDVPFGAVSGYLEVPVGTRTVTIAAAGDPSTVAFEGDLDVTEGAFTVAAVGELAEETFEPLVLSDDNTVPDDDTAKVRVVHASPDAPAVDVTAGGNALFDGVSYQGSGYVEVPANTYTINVRGDTESNDGDAVATFDAELVGGTVYTIFAAGYLSPDDEPASTPFQPIATVDAGAGGGGIVEAADGDDMGDMSDGVSLRVAHLSPDAPNVDVLVDGSAVLEDVPFGAVSDYLSLSAGSYQVTVQAAGDSDTVVFDQSLDLEPGAYTAAALGELDSEAENGFAVQLLTDDTSTPADDTARVRLVHASPDAPAVDVTVQSSGDVLVDGAAFGQTATVEVPAGSYTLEVRGDTESNDGDVAATFDVTVEGGTAYTAFAQGYLSPDDEPADAGFDLAVVTDN
- a CDS encoding acyl-CoA thioesterase, which gives rise to MSDETATLAESHTEMTEYLLPNDTNDLGRALGGAVLHWMDICGAIAAMRFANNQVVTASMDHVDFISPIDIGEVAVVEGYVFDVGRTSIDVKVDVHAENPRNDEVRKTTTSFFTFVALDEEGTPTEVPRVDCPTDAEKDRREEARAERRAQLEAVIERMEE
- a CDS encoding NUDIX hydrolase — translated: MVAVGPSFCPACGTPLETRRVEERDRAYCPSCAQVVWRNPVPTAAVAVVEDWADPPRVLLVRRRQPPDAGQWSIPAGFVEYGEHPRGAAARELREETGLRVDADALALVDVDDLVHPSDRHLVTITYAVSRDRTTGDPVAGSDAADAGFWTLDELCEDEAALRAFDRDRVRRALDGV
- a CDS encoding bifunctional nuclease family protein gives rise to the protein MNHEAEVRGIGVGMSDDGSNVPAVILSAREEYLPIVVTTDQAQAIQLALSGEPFERPLTHDLLVDMITEFGGAIDSVRIDDLADGTFYAKVDAERYEDGEPHKFVFDARPSDAIALSVRVDCPIMVSDAVLDAAGQPPSQFDIEDDEDDFAR